A section of the Streptomyces xinghaiensis S187 genome encodes:
- a CDS encoding glycoside hydrolase family 18 protein: MGVSSDYPDVPEWVAKPEGYQAGAVTKYKGNIFRAAFWAAEPGVGDANTNGWRFFDELYDQTSNTPAQQSKVIAYIPTWRTAEGFDYGNGEMYQYITHGIIAFLTFSETNPGEFDPTSVRDIKTILPDVVIAAHLANTKIMVALGGANDYAFLDLMTAVGNDPAAPQLEQAVRKVVDFVTANGLDGVDLDLECWWGRPGEPDQGGRTKSDGPHPAGRGLTLFARRLKQVMPDKIVSAAVFGTSWYGNNYDPEVADHLDWLGVMTYDFTGSWDRSPVGPHSALLKIRSEDTSDIRESDVYQETYLPEQHGSWPGPRTGGSSTEADNIENNPVLSVEDSLWYWTNPLFVNHQGAGQQVARDKIAAGVPVYGYDFSAAKDPDDLTGEVPPGYKVLRYKDLLAEFPDAHRAGNANIKVPGSTPRPALNEPLPPGDYPYAHNIYFETPDTAVTKLDFLQNVGAQGVIIWELSNDVWDNSKSIIKALYRAAGHPEPEPITEPPTVVASHCLWDSVGFLGFSTDALQFQDDDIIRPGVRQFSARLWNIPDGADWVDVAQRSPAVIRRQYFNRPTRIVDKGALGLWGEFDVLESVDAPAWYWGHMEAEEGGPSGYTRYRSRLWGLSLSDDWKAGARKTPALIEGQYFDQPTEIDDQGIGGLYGLFDVSNEPRTVPALVSQALGPNDCSYCLIGTIPSQGDNVEMVNLTAPMLVREGTPYLYSAVMRDDDSVEFPEGVVMTLQDPGGTTYDHEVQDDGTFVMMAGSSVRCLIIKDPQPGTWTMHMSAPAGTGFRCECNTVPSEDVFDTMVETWQKLGGTQGIAPRDISGGQVAAFLAVAAITLMVPFPLNLATRGLILAVTGVGWLGFSNSGAKDAVSRNMAEAAGILSKVMKDLQEEGFSALRKYVYLVGKNISSEEYQVILRYPGNLFHWLGVHRRVFQVVEHMTDAEEQNAVRHVYWQCLLKKRLGEEFAVAMGDAHELGRPGSEADNRADEINNIIGLRLADEVESEEDCLKRAREMWAAGELATRVDLEGDPT; the protein is encoded by the coding sequence GTGGGTGTTTCGTCGGATTACCCTGACGTTCCCGAATGGGTCGCGAAACCCGAGGGTTATCAGGCAGGAGCCGTCACCAAGTACAAGGGCAACATCTTCCGTGCCGCCTTCTGGGCCGCGGAGCCGGGGGTGGGCGACGCCAACACGAATGGCTGGCGGTTCTTCGACGAACTGTACGACCAGACCTCGAACACGCCGGCCCAGCAGTCGAAAGTCATCGCCTACATCCCGACGTGGCGCACAGCGGAGGGATTCGACTACGGCAATGGCGAGATGTATCAGTACATCACGCACGGCATCATCGCGTTCCTGACGTTCAGCGAGACCAACCCCGGCGAGTTCGACCCCACGTCGGTCAGGGACATCAAGACCATCCTCCCGGACGTGGTCATCGCCGCGCATCTGGCCAACACCAAGATCATGGTCGCGCTGGGCGGGGCGAACGACTACGCCTTCCTGGACCTGATGACGGCGGTCGGCAACGATCCGGCCGCCCCGCAGCTCGAACAGGCCGTGCGCAAGGTGGTGGACTTCGTCACCGCCAACGGCCTGGACGGCGTCGACCTCGATCTGGAGTGCTGGTGGGGCAGGCCCGGCGAGCCGGACCAGGGCGGCCGGACGAAGAGCGACGGGCCGCATCCGGCAGGGCGGGGTCTGACGCTGTTCGCCCGGAGACTGAAGCAGGTCATGCCCGACAAGATCGTGTCGGCGGCCGTCTTCGGCACCTCGTGGTACGGGAACAACTACGATCCCGAGGTCGCGGACCACCTCGACTGGCTCGGGGTCATGACCTATGACTTCACCGGTTCGTGGGACCGGTCTCCGGTGGGCCCGCACTCCGCCCTGCTCAAGATCCGCAGCGAGGACACCTCGGACATTCGCGAGTCGGATGTCTACCAGGAGACGTACCTTCCCGAACAGCATGGCAGCTGGCCGGGCCCCAGAACGGGCGGCAGTTCCACGGAAGCGGACAACATCGAGAACAATCCGGTCCTGTCCGTCGAGGACTCCCTCTGGTACTGGACGAACCCCCTCTTCGTGAACCATCAGGGGGCGGGACAGCAGGTGGCCCGCGACAAGATCGCGGCAGGGGTGCCGGTCTACGGCTATGACTTCTCCGCGGCCAAGGACCCGGACGATCTGACCGGGGAGGTTCCCCCGGGCTACAAGGTGCTGCGGTACAAGGACCTTCTGGCCGAGTTCCCGGACGCCCACCGAGCCGGGAACGCGAACATCAAGGTGCCCGGAAGCACCCCCCGGCCCGCCCTCAACGAACCCCTGCCTCCGGGCGACTACCCGTACGCCCACAACATCTACTTCGAGACCCCGGACACCGCCGTCACCAAGCTCGACTTCCTCCAGAACGTGGGAGCCCAGGGCGTCATCATCTGGGAACTCTCCAATGACGTCTGGGACAACAGCAAGAGCATCATCAAGGCCCTCTACCGCGCCGCCGGCCATCCCGAGCCCGAGCCCATCACCGAGCCACCGACCGTGGTGGCCAGCCACTGCCTGTGGGACTCCGTCGGGTTCCTGGGCTTCTCGACCGACGCCCTTCAGTTCCAGGACGACGACATCATCCGCCCCGGTGTGCGGCAGTTCTCGGCCCGGCTGTGGAACATCCCCGACGGGGCGGACTGGGTGGACGTGGCCCAGCGCTCTCCGGCGGTGATCAGGAGGCAGTACTTCAACCGGCCGACCCGCATCGTCGACAAGGGCGCTCTGGGACTCTGGGGGGAGTTCGACGTCCTCGAATCGGTCGATGCCCCGGCCTGGTACTGGGGCCACATGGAAGCGGAGGAGGGCGGCCCGTCCGGGTACACGCGGTACCGGTCACGCCTGTGGGGCCTCTCCCTCAGTGACGACTGGAAAGCCGGCGCGAGGAAGACCCCGGCGCTCATCGAAGGCCAGTACTTCGACCAGCCGACGGAGATCGACGACCAGGGAATCGGCGGCCTCTACGGCCTCTTCGACGTCAGCAACGAGCCGCGCACCGTGCCGGCGCTGGTGTCGCAGGCCCTGGGGCCCAACGACTGCTCCTACTGCCTGATCGGCACCATACCTTCGCAGGGCGACAACGTGGAGATGGTGAACCTGACGGCCCCGATGCTCGTCAGGGAGGGCACGCCGTACCTCTACTCGGCGGTCATGCGGGACGACGACTCGGTGGAATTCCCCGAGGGGGTCGTCATGACCCTCCAGGACCCCGGCGGGACCACCTACGACCACGAGGTACAGGACGACGGCACCTTCGTCATGATGGCCGGTTCCTCGGTCCGGTGCCTGATCATCAAGGACCCCCAACCGGGCACCTGGACCATGCACATGAGCGCGCCGGCCGGTACCGGCTTCCGCTGCGAATGCAACACCGTGCCGAGCGAGGACGTCTTCGACACCATGGTGGAGACCTGGCAGAAGCTCGGCGGGACGCAGGGCATCGCGCCCCGGGACATCAGCGGCGGCCAGGTCGCGGCCTTCCTGGCCGTGGCGGCGATCACCCTCATGGTGCCCTTCCCGCTCAACCTGGCCACCAGAGGCCTGATCCTGGCCGTCACCGGAGTCGGCTGGCTGGGCTTCTCGAACTCGGGTGCCAAGGACGCCGTGTCACGGAACATGGCGGAAGCCGCGGGAATCCTGTCCAAGGTGATGAAGGACCTCCAGGAGGAAGGCTTCTCCGCACTGCGGAAGTATGTCTACCTGGTCGGAAAGAACATCTCCTCCGAGGAGTACCAGGTGATTCTCCGGTACCCCGGGAATCTCTTCCACTGGCTCGGGGTGCACCGCAGGGTGTTCCAGGTCGTCGAGCACATGACGGACGCGGAGGAGCAGAACGCCGTACGCCATGTGTACTGGCAGTGCCTGCTCAAGAAGCGGCTGGGCGAGGAGTTCGCCGTCGCGATGGGCGACGCGCACGAACTCGGCCGCCCGGGGTCCGAGGCGGACAACAGGGCGGACGAGATCAACAACATCATCGGTCTCCGGCTCGCGGACGAAGTGGAGTCCGAGGAGGACTGCCTGAAACGCGCCCGCGAGATGTGGGCGGCTGGAGAACTGGCCACGCGCGTGGACCTGGAGGGCGACCCGACCTGA
- a CDS encoding putative immunity protein yields the protein MAQNTHTVSGDFDLTPDELRVVARYAVRHAEDVLPVFERAVPGDPRPREAIDAAWEFINGANRTALQRVASLDAHRAARSAPSEAARLAARSAGDAASAAYLHPIARAHQVGHILRASASAARIGELEAGGDPAIGDALLERSRQRATPVLVDVLRRYPPAAGGSSRVARLMSALDRSLRPAAGRLPGCPAGSGAGARRTGSAS from the coding sequence ATGGCGCAGAACACGCACACCGTGTCCGGGGACTTCGACCTGACGCCGGACGAACTGCGCGTCGTGGCGCGTTACGCGGTCCGGCACGCGGAGGACGTCCTGCCGGTCTTCGAGCGGGCCGTTCCCGGCGACCCGCGCCCCCGTGAAGCGATCGACGCGGCCTGGGAGTTCATCAACGGCGCCAACCGGACGGCACTGCAGCGCGTCGCCTCCCTCGACGCCCATCGAGCCGCCCGGTCCGCGCCCTCCGAAGCCGCCCGCCTGGCCGCGCGATCCGCCGGTGACGCCGCATCGGCTGCCTATCTGCACCCCATCGCCCGCGCCCACCAGGTCGGGCACATCCTGCGCGCCTCCGCGAGCGCCGCGCGCATCGGGGAGCTGGAGGCGGGCGGTGACCCCGCGATCGGGGACGCCCTGCTGGAACGGTCGCGGCAGCGTGCGACACCGGTGCTCGTCGACGTGCTCCGCCGCTACCCGCCCGCTGCAGGTGGCAGCAGTCGTGTCGCCCGCCTGATGAGCGCGCTGGACCGCTCCCTGCGGCCGGCGGCCGGCCGGCTGCCGGGGTGCCCCGCGGGGAGTGGCGCCGGGGCGCGGAGGACGGGGAGCGCGTCGTGA
- a CDS encoding putative immunity protein encodes MILPKVRDPRFVTIRRGGTLTDADHRLLALWAASCAEHVLGLFEPARPGDPQPRRAIGHARAWARGEVTMMRARAAGGHAMGAARDLRGAARHAAYAAGQAGAVAHVAAHELGAAAYAIKAVRAAAPEGEGEAAGRLECRWQRDQLPAAIRELVLDDQRLRNDICWSVFDC; translated from the coding sequence GTGATCCTCCCGAAGGTCCGCGACCCCCGCTTCGTGACGATCCGCCGTGGCGGGACTCTCACGGACGCGGATCACCGTCTCCTCGCTCTCTGGGCCGCGTCGTGCGCGGAGCACGTGCTCGGCCTCTTCGAGCCGGCCCGGCCCGGGGACCCGCAACCGCGCCGGGCGATCGGGCACGCCCGGGCCTGGGCGCGGGGCGAGGTCACGATGATGCGGGCCCGCGCGGCGGGCGGTCACGCGATGGGAGCGGCCAGGGACCTGCGCGGGGCGGCTCGGCATGCCGCGTACGCCGCCGGTCAGGCCGGGGCCGTCGCCCACGTCGCCGCGCACGAACTCGGGGCGGCCGCCTACGCGATCAAGGCCGTGCGGGCCGCGGCGCCGGAGGGCGAGGGCGAGGCGGCGGGACGGCTCGAGTGCCGGTGGCAGCGCGATCAGCTCCCGGCGGCGATCCGCGAGCTCGTGCTGGACGACCAGCGGCTGCGCAACGACATCTGCTGGTCGGTGTTCGACTGCTGA
- a CDS encoding RNA polymerase sigma factor — MNEVLLRSLIPGVIAILVRRGADFAAAEDAVQDALVEALRAWPADGSANSPRSGGASGPAGSSGGGRPVRDPKGWLVTVAWRRFLDATRADAARRRREHLLDEEPASGAAPAVDDTLQLYFLCAHPSLTPSSAVALTLRAVGGLTTRQIARAYLVPEATMAQRISRAKRTVSGVRFDRPGDVATVLRVLYLVFNEGYSGDVDLAAEAIRLTRQLAAAIDHPEVAGLLALMLLHHARRAARTAPDGSLVPLAEQDRGRWDTASIAEGIGILQTALARDRLGEYQAQAAIAALHADAPTAGETDWVQIVEWYDELVRLNDSPVVRLNRAVAVGEADGPRAGLAALAAVDDACSAGSSAKGHRIPRYTAVAAYLHERDGDLATAARLYAEAARQAPNLAERDHLTRQAARLNARR; from the coding sequence GTGAACGAGGTCCTCCTCCGGAGCCTCATACCGGGCGTCATCGCGATCCTCGTCCGCCGCGGAGCCGACTTCGCGGCGGCCGAGGACGCCGTGCAGGACGCGCTGGTCGAGGCGCTCCGCGCCTGGCCGGCCGACGGCTCCGCGAACTCCCCGCGCTCCGGCGGCGCTTCGGGCCCTGCGGGCTCCTCGGGCGGCGGGCGGCCCGTACGGGACCCGAAGGGCTGGCTGGTCACCGTGGCCTGGCGCCGGTTCCTCGACGCGACCCGGGCGGACGCCGCCCGCCGTCGGCGCGAGCACCTTCTCGACGAGGAGCCGGCGTCCGGGGCCGCGCCCGCGGTGGACGACACGCTCCAGCTCTACTTCCTGTGCGCCCACCCATCGCTGACGCCGTCGTCCGCGGTCGCACTGACCCTGCGCGCCGTCGGCGGGCTGACCACCCGCCAGATCGCCCGGGCCTACCTGGTGCCCGAGGCCACCATGGCCCAGCGGATCAGCCGGGCCAAGCGCACCGTCTCGGGCGTGCGGTTCGACCGGCCCGGCGACGTCGCCACCGTGCTGCGCGTCCTCTACCTCGTCTTCAACGAGGGCTACTCCGGCGACGTCGACCTCGCCGCCGAGGCCATCCGCCTCACCCGGCAGCTCGCCGCCGCGATCGACCACCCCGAGGTGGCGGGTCTGCTCGCCCTCATGCTGCTGCACCACGCCCGGCGCGCCGCCCGGACCGCGCCCGACGGCAGCCTCGTGCCGCTCGCCGAGCAGGACCGCGGGCGGTGGGACACCGCGTCGATCGCCGAGGGCATCGGCATCCTCCAGACGGCCCTCGCCCGCGACCGGCTGGGCGAGTACCAGGCCCAGGCCGCCATCGCGGCCCTGCACGCCGACGCGCCCACCGCCGGGGAGACCGACTGGGTGCAGATCGTCGAGTGGTACGACGAACTCGTACGGCTGAACGACAGTCCCGTCGTCCGGCTCAACCGTGCGGTCGCCGTCGGCGAGGCGGACGGACCGCGCGCCGGCCTGGCCGCACTCGCGGCAGTGGACGACGCCTGCTCCGCAGGCTCCTCGGCCAAGGGGCACCGCATCCCCCGGTACACCGCGGTCGCCGCGTACCTGCACGAGCGCGACGGCGACCTGGCGACGGCGGCACGGCTGTACGCCGAGGCGGCCCGCCAGGCACCCAACCTCGCCGAGCGCGACCACCTCACCCGCCAGGCCGCCCGGCTCAACGCCCGCCGGTGA
- a CDS encoding YciI family protein, with amino-acid sequence MAKYLLLKHYRGAPAAVNDVPMDQWTPEEISAHMRYMQDFADRLEKTGEFVDGQALAPEGAWVRYDGEGRPPVTDGPFAETKDLIAGWMVIDVDGYDRAVELAGELSAAPGKGGKPIHEWLEVRPFLTAPPTVTE; translated from the coding sequence ATGGCCAAGTACCTGCTGCTCAAGCACTACCGCGGCGCGCCGGCCGCGGTCAACGACGTACCCATGGACCAGTGGACGCCGGAGGAGATCTCGGCCCACATGCGGTACATGCAGGACTTCGCGGACCGGCTGGAGAAGACCGGCGAGTTCGTCGACGGCCAGGCGCTGGCCCCCGAGGGGGCGTGGGTCCGCTACGACGGCGAGGGCCGCCCGCCGGTCACCGACGGCCCGTTCGCCGAGACCAAGGATCTCATCGCCGGCTGGATGGTGATCGACGTCGACGGCTACGACCGCGCCGTCGAGCTGGCCGGAGAACTGTCGGCCGCCCCCGGCAAGGGCGGCAAGCCGATCCACGAGTGGCTGGAGGTGCGCCCGTTCCTGACCGCGCCGCCCACCGTCACGGAGTGA
- a CDS encoding class I SAM-dependent methyltransferase — MTETRTAAELDEEAAVRRSLEDYYRDGKPPWDTGVTPPELVALVEGPGALTPGRALELGCGTGTNAVYLARHGWRVAAVDFVHRAVQQAREKAEAAGADVTVLCGDATRMDELDVPGPYDLFFDLSCFCVIPAHRRDAYATGLTRRAAPGARFLMFGYGPEVFEDPISGVTADELRTRFAGWELTDVTPGTNPFPTFWFTLIRAADGAA; from the coding sequence ATGACCGAGACCCGGACGGCCGCGGAGCTCGACGAGGAGGCGGCCGTGCGCCGCTCGCTGGAGGACTACTACCGGGACGGCAAGCCGCCGTGGGACACCGGCGTCACACCGCCCGAACTCGTCGCCCTGGTCGAGGGGCCCGGCGCGCTCACGCCCGGGCGGGCCCTCGAACTCGGCTGCGGCACCGGGACCAACGCGGTGTACCTGGCCCGGCACGGCTGGCGGGTGGCGGCCGTCGACTTCGTCCACCGCGCGGTCCAGCAGGCGCGGGAGAAGGCCGAAGCGGCCGGAGCGGACGTCACGGTGCTGTGCGGGGACGCCACCCGGATGGACGAACTGGACGTTCCCGGCCCGTACGACCTGTTCTTCGACCTGAGCTGCTTCTGCGTGATCCCGGCGCACCGCCGCGACGCCTACGCGACCGGCCTCACCCGGAGGGCCGCCCCCGGTGCGCGGTTCCTGATGTTCGGCTACGGGCCCGAGGTGTTCGAGGACCCGATCTCCGGCGTCACCGCCGACGAACTCCGCACCCGGTTCGCCGGATGGGAGCTGACCGACGTGACGCCCGGTACGAACCCGTTCCCGACGTTCTGGTTCACGCTGATCCGCGCCGCGGACGGAGCGGCGTGA